The genomic window AATGCTGAGCCGCCTGATTGGTATGCTGGAGGTGAGGAAAATCGATGTGGCGAAAACTTTTGTGGCACAAGCTCAGAAACTGGCAATACCTGTGTTGCAACAGGCGATGTTTGGCCATCATTGTCGTTCAAGTCAGATTCTGGGGTTGAAGCTTGTGCCGAGTCCTGGGTCAAGGTTGCACCGTTGGCCCATGGTGCAGGCTTGTGGTCATGAAATTGATGCTGGTACGCAACGACAGGTGAGCCAAGAGCAGTTGAATTTTGATGTAGATAAGACGAAGTCGTTTCCGAAGCTGAGTTGCCATTAACGCCCGATGCGGGTGGCTTTGGAGCGGTTCGATCGGGAAGAGCCAAAGTGCCGTTTGGCAGTGCCTTGATGGTGGACTTTTCATAAGCATCATTCGCGCTAGAGTCATTGATTCCGTTAGCGAGCGAGCTCATGCTCGTCGGTCTTGTGCTGTTCCCATTCATAGGAAGATGGTTCGTGTCCGATGTCTCCGAGTCGTGCGTGGATGTAGTGGAGCTCTCGTCAAAGCTCTCGTTGATGGGTTCAGGCTGGGTATGGGCTATCGAGACCCcatttgccttttttttgtcgatTTCGAGGCCAAATTGATTGTTAGGGTCAAGGTTAAGAAGGTCGGCTTCAGCAGAAAAGATGGGCGAGTTATCGTCGTTGAGGAAGGAGGGCATTTCGCTCAATCTCCCTGTTGAGACAGGGACCAAAAGAAGTATACTGAATATTCCCTGGTAGAAAGAGAAGGCTGATGGGGAGAACCGATGTACCTCACTGGTTGAACTGGTATATTCAATTCAATGGTACTCTCAGTCCATGCTCGCCTGGGCCGGACGAGTGACGGTGTTCCAACAACTGGTGACGACCTCGGTAGACGAGTGCCAACAGCCAGCCAATGTCAGGGTCAGACCAAATTATGGAAAGATTATCGGTGAGATCTGAAGGACACCGGTATTGTTAGGGGCGCAACAGAATTAACATGGCGTGAATTTGCAGCTTGGTGAAGACGGTGACAAAGGTGATAAAGGGCGAAAATTGTGGATTGTCGACCACGACACAACGCTCAGCAAGTGGCTCTGGGGAGACGCCAGCCAGCCGTGCGCAGGGCGATGTCTCGCAAACGCTTCGATCTAGCGACAATCTCGACAAGGAAGATACTGATGCTGTTGATTGGTAGTGCCCAGGCGATTGAGCGAGGACTTGGCGGCGCGAATGCAGAGGTAGCTGGTGGCTTGTGACGGTCAAGTTGAGGTTGAGATTGGGTGCAAAACTGACTGACGGAAATGTGGTTCAGTGTTGTCAACTTGGCGCCTGGCAGTTGAATGTTGGTCGTCACCCGTCATGCGTGGCCCCTGCTCACCCGCCTAGTGGGCCAAGGTCAGCGCGGTCAACGCAAGCGCTCGCTGGTGCTGCGCACTCGACCCATTAATTATCCAATGCTCCCTAGTTACCTGGCAGTGGAGATGCTAGAGACAGGCCGACTCGTCTTGAGCCAGCTTTGTTATTTCGGGCCAACTCGTCAATCCAGGACTGGCCGACCTGGCATCTTCTGGGAGACCTGGGAGACCCGGGAGACTTTGGGAGCCTTTGGGAGACGTTTGTGCTCCAAGTGCCCAAATGTGGAACCTGGATGGAGAATTTCGTGGGACTCGGATTCATTGTCAGTTATTAGTACATACCTAGATCTActagtcgctgacgggcaTTAATGAGAACGACCACgcaaaaaacaacaacaacaaaaggCAGCGCAAGCACAGCCTTGAATGTTGGCCGATTAAATTACATTGAGGCTCGGATGCTTGTCGCTCACAGTATCCCCCCATCCGAGAAGTCTCTAGCTGACCTTGCCTtcattacggagtagagctCTTCGATTCTCCCCTGCGCCTTCGCCGTTGGCCATTCACCGTCCACCGTTGTACAGCTCTTCTAATACCCGGCCAAGAGCTGAAGGATATCTGGAAGCGTCGGCAACCCTTTTGACAGCTCATGGCTTGGCATCGGTGGGCCGTCAATGTCTGTCCCAAGCCATAGCGTCAAGGTtgggctggtggctgctcGGGAGACCTGCATTGGCTCCAGCCTGCCCTCTTCAACACTAAGGCCCAGCCTGACACGGCTACGGCCTTTGAATATCCAGCAAAGGGGTTGAGCAAGAAGCACGGCATTATGCTGGAAATAGCTGCTGCCAGGTGTGCCTGGTGCGTTTCCCGAATACCTCGCCAAGTTGACAGCTttctatgtacatgtaggtGGAAGGGGGCACTTGGGCCTGCGGCTCCGCCACCAAAGTCAATCCCAGCACCTGGCCCCCAAAGTAGGACAGACCAGCAtggttgttgtttttttttgcttgttCGCACcggtttcttcttcttcttttttttttgttctgcCAATGCTTATCACTGTTTGATGCTGATGTTCTTCGTCTCGCTGCTGGCGTTCTTTCCTTCTGGTTACTCATCGCGTGTCCATGTCCTGAGAATCGGGATTAGAGTGGCCCCGGCacgtgaattgctcggcggggtcactctttttgctaggtgcgcttacCCCCCTACTACGTACTCCTTATTTATTACATTTAAACTCTTCTTATGTATATTAGTAACTTAtgctaaaatttatttacttattaaacAGTATATATCAATATGTTaaatataaagcctaatagCCAGGTACTTGGTGGGGCGTCAGCGCACCTAGCATcaaaaaagagtgagcccgtCGAGCAATTCACCCCAGCACAGCAAAAGATACACACTTTCCTCAGGCTTGGCGGCACGAGTATGCAGGACGTGCAGCAAGCAAAGATGACGCCAGGCAGCACACTCAATATCTGAAGCTTGCACAGGCCCCCTTATCTAAGCACTAAAGCGCTGGCTGACACGCTGCCGTTTTGCGTGAGGTTCCATGTCTGGGAGGCGGTAATACCCATGATACTAGTACTGTCACCATATCCCATGTACCTCCCAAGTGAATCTTGatgacgacattgccaaTGACAGCTCCTGAGACATTCAGGATAAATCGTGCCTGGTGGTCGAAAACGTGATGATAGGATTGGAGGCTCCAGGCGGTGCTGTCTCACTCTGTAGCTattcgccgccattgccagcATGCCTTCTGCCCagccacatgtgcaagcaTATCAACGACCAGGGCTCGACTCCGTCCGCAATCTCCCAGTGCCAATATACGAGACTCTATGCATCCGGACTTCCGTCCCCATTATCCCTATTTTCCATCTAATAACATCAGCAACACTTTCAGCCGCGAAGCCGAAAGGCCAAAATACTCATTTCAACGTAAGGGGCCATGTAGTAGGTAAGAAAGGGGGGTTCTGGACTTGAGGATAAGGACCACATGGCAGAAATGCTCAACACATTGCAATCTTGACTCTATGCAAGGTGTGCTGCGTGTGCACTTGAAGTCCCAAGTATGCCTTGAAAAAAGGCCATTCGCACATAACCAAACATTGGATGGCAACGTGGTCCAGGCGTTGTGACTACAACAATGAGCACGAGAGATACTTCTTGGTATGTAAATATGACAAAACACGTCTGGTAGTACTTGAATAAAGAGTAAAGACGACCAAAGTGTCGACCGGTAGAATAACTTGGGTAGACATCGCAGGGGGGATATACATAAAGTATGTAACTAGAAATTCCTGTGGAAGGTGCAACTCAAGGCGATGCAGGGTAGTCGTCGTTTCCGCCAGAGTTCACGCTGATGTTCGTCCCGGAGCGCTTCACCAACATTTGTATTTGGGATGCTCCATGCTGCACTCTTATCCTTTCATCTTCCTTCTGTCCCTTGGCCGATATTGTTAACATTGAATATGACAAGTTCAGCTGCCATGACAAGGTTCGCCCTTCAATTTCCGCCCAATGATGGGCTGTTTCGAGCCTCTACGGCTATCTTACACAAGCTGACCGAGGTCAAAGCTCGAACCAACATGACATGTCCTTGCCGACCAGCATGGATCTAGAACAGACTCGAGCCACGTCACTTCAAATTCTCAAAATGCCACGGATAGGAGCCCACGGTTCTACGAAAAGCCATCTAGAGCGCGGTGCCATCTCTTGCCCTGAATTGCACAAATTTGCCGGCAGCGAATAGGTGCGTACGGGCTACCCAGCATCTCCAACAATCAAATCTACAAAAGTCGGGCTATAAGCTTATGATGCACATAGAATGAGATGCACGGTCCCGGCAAACAAGCCACCGGCCGTCGGGTATCAAGATCCTTGCCTCTGTCCGAGAGACCGCGGCGTCGCTTTGCTGTTGGACGAAGCCTAGAATAcggatggagaagaagacaagatCGCCTAAACCAATACTCGCAGCCGTTTAGCGAAACCCCTACGTTTGCGAAAGGCAGAgaacgacgacgtcgagctCGTGACTCGCAAGAGGCTTGCAGTTCGTCCGATATTGCCAGTTCATCAAATCACAGTCCACTTGGCACTGAAGCCAAAAATTCTCTAGCAGTGGCTGGTGTGATGCTGGCTACTGAGGAATTGGATAGGTTAAGTGAAAGGGCACGAAATCACGGTGAACAGGAATGATTATGCGCTGGGCGGTAAAAGCAAACGGTGACGGGCATCTGTGATCGGCAAGGTCATTGTCTCTTCGTGCTATCAGCATCGGGTCTACACATAGTTCAGGCATGCCTAGAATATCAAGACCTCAATACAAACTAAGGGCATTTGTTTCTTGCCAAATTGGCGCAGGTTGGTATGTGTCACGTAATCCCGCGAcatcattcatcatctcTACCTGGAGTTAAGCGAAGCCGGGCAAAACAGCCTTCTCCTTTGGCCAGTCTCATGGCTGACTTGCCAAAGCCTTCCTACTCGATTGGGTAACGGAATCAGCTGTGGTTGGATGGAAAACAAGGCCAGAAGGTGGTGGGAGAATGCAGTTGCAGTTATGCAGTGTATACCAGCCAACTACATCTAATACCCGAGTTATGTGCATCCGAAGAGAGCAATGAGCCGAGAACCGGGATCGGTTAACGGGGAGTCGGTGCCCGGAGGGCCATGGGGCTTGGGGTTGGGGGAAGGGTTAACGGTGGATCTGCGGCTGGGGTTTAGGCcgtgacatctggagtctggGGGTACGGTTTCAATCTTGGCCGCTGGCCAGGCGACATGAGGGCGACACATGCATGGACTCACGAGGCTACAGGGCTCTCAGGCCCCCGAAGCAGGGCATTCGCGGTGGAGTCCCTCCGCGGGTTCCGTCGGTGGAATGAGTGGGTTCCTGGCTAGTCGCGGGGAGAAACCGGGGCCGGATGCCAGCGATATCGCATAACTTGAAGTTGCCGAATTCAACGTCCAACGGGTAGCTCAGACAAAACATAACTTCCTCAACACCTCCACGATCCACCCTCTCCTCTCTTACATCGCGCACTTTATTCGTCCCTTTAATATAGGACAACACAATCCACGCATTATCCCCCCCTGTGTGGATtgttcctcatcttcaaaaTGTTCCGTCACAGTCTACGAACAGCTGCAAGAAGCACAACGTCTGCTTCATGGCGGCCAATGGCTGTCAGAAGTTTTGCCTCAGCGCCAAAGACTACCTTTGACTGGCAAGACCCACTTGCGTCTAAGAACCTCTTGaccgaggaggagcttgCTATTGCAGAGACGGCTGAGAGATACTGCCAAGAGCGCATGATGCCTAGAGTCTTGCGTATGTTGTCGCCTGTCCCGAGATCTAACCTCATGgtgttggctgctggtgccgcGGCACTCCAATGCAAGCTCAATAACATGCCAGACAGCCGCCGTTGCTAATACAAAACTTTAGAGGCCTACCGCGATGAGCACTATGACCCCAAGATCCTTCAAGAAATGGGCGAGCTTGGTCTTCTCGGCGCCAATATTGACGGCTATGGCTGCGCTGGCGTGTCATCGGTTGCTGGTGGTATGATCACGCGGGCTGTGGAACGCGTCGATAGTGGCTACCGATCTGGCATGTCAGTGCAGTCGTCACTTGTCATGGGCGGCATTTACGAGTTCGGTACTGAagagcagaagcagagatTCCTTCCTGAgatggccaagggcaagctACTCGGTGCCTTTGGTCTCACGGAGCCTAACCACGGCAGTGATCCCGGTAGCATGGAGAGCGTCGCCAAGCCTCACCCTACCAAAAAGGGGTACTTCTCTCTCAGTGGAGCCAAGACCTGGATCACAAACAGCCCCATCGCCGATGTCCTTTTAGTGTGGGCAAAGCTTCAAGAGACGGGCAAGATTCGCGGTTTCCTCGTTGAGAGAAAGGACTGCCCTCCTGGCACCCTGTCCACCCCTGCAATCAAGGATAAGAACGGCCTGCGCGCTTCCATAACTGGTATGATCCAGTTGGACGAATGTCCTGTGCCTGAGGCCAATATGTTTCCTGATGTTGAGGGTCTGAAGGGGCCTTTCAGCTGCCTCAATAGTGCTAGATATGGTATTTCCATGGGCGTCATCGGTGCCTTGGAGGACTGCATTGCCCGAGCACGAACTTATGCTCTGGAGCGCAAGCAGTTCAAAGGGAACCCTTTGGCCAAATACCAGCTCATccagaagaagctggcaGATGCCACTACCGACGCTGCCTATGGCACCCTGGCTGCCATTCAGGTTGGCCGTCTCAAGGACGAGGGCAAGGCAACGCCTGAGATGATCAGCATGGTCAAGAGACAGAATTGCGATGTCGCCCTACGAAATGCTAGAATCCTGCAGGAGATTTTCGGCGGTAATGCCGTGAGCGACGAGTATCATATTGGTCGCCATGTGGCCAACCTATTTGTTACGCAGACATATGAGGGACAGAGCGACATTCACAGTATGTTATGACTTCTATCCTTGACTGACTTTCTACTTTCCTTTGCTGACAATAGTTTTGTAGGCCTTATCCTGGGACGAGCTATCACTGGTATCCAGGCGTTTGTTTAGCTGATGTTTGAGGTGGCGAGCAGGAGTGGGATGAGGTTTGTCATGTTTTGCAAGGTACCTACGTACTTGATAGTCAATGCATCAGCAAGGGCATTAGATAATGCGCGGGGGGAGTCGATAACATTTACTCTTCTGGTCTCCCATCAAGCCCTAACCCTCTCCCTGGTCGATTCTTGTGGTTGACATGCGTAGTACTTGTGAGGCGTTGCAGCCGGAGCCATGTCGAATCGCGACGCCACCGCCGCAATATCTCCAGCCCCATAAAAATGGTTGCCCGCCGATTTTCACCGGACCCGCCGAACCGTTGATGGGATGAGATCCTTAGGCCATCGGAGTTGGCCATGCACGCGGTGTCGCGCGGCACAATATGGCAAGAGAGATTGTGAAAGTAGCCTGAGAAAGGATGAGCGTCAGGCGGCATGGTGACATGGTATGAATTGCTTATTAGATAATGGCCGCGTTTTACTTGGCATTCTCATTCCCGTGGATGCCGGGGATTGTTTGGTCTTGACGCAAGGGGCTTCGCTGGTGAACAGATCTCTTTGTTCATGGCGCCTAAGTGTCCATTCGGGTATTCCTAGGGTCAGCGTAGTTGCATGGTCTTCCCGAGACATTGCCAATACATTAAGCCCAGGGCACCCACCCGAATCATCCAGGTCCACGGGCATACAGACGAGACACGGCATTAGTACTACTAAAGACGCCATTGTTATAATGAAAGGCGCGAGCATGGCCCAGTCAGCAAGTAACATCCAACGACGGACACATAGTGCCTTGGTAGATGCCAGCGGGGACGTGTTGGCGCCATGAGTCACGATCAAAATGCCAGGCGTCAAATGAAAACGGTGGCGGTGTCGACTCTGACTGGCCTGGGTGCTTGGCCAGCGGCAAGTAGGACGACAGCGCAGCCAGGGCGGCGAACTGTGCATAATTATTCCCGAATCAAGATATCTGTCACAGCCTGCTGACAATTGTCCTGTGTGGCGTGGGTGGATGAGAGCATTGTGAGGGAGGTGTGAGTAAGTTGTCAACTGTTTGCTGTGCTGTTGTGTGTGGTGgtggctcaagtgctccttgctctcctcCTGCAGACCCACTTGTTCACCCACCTGGACAGccttgccgtcattggccaCTTCCCATGTTCCATGGTCCAATGCTCAGTGCGCTTGAGCGTGCGCAGGTGGTCAAATCGAATCGAACGTTCTGGCTCGGCCCAGCTGCCCCGTGCCCAGACTGTCCAGTCTCTCATGCCTCAGCCCGTCCAGCTGCGGTCTGGTGCCAGCCCAAGGGGGCATGGGGCAAGTGCCCAGTCAACAGTGCACCGTGCCGTGTGCCCGCCTCTGTCCATGGCCACTCTGTCGGGTGTTCAGTGCTTGGTGCAATGTTGGTGCAGGTGCCGGGTTAACTGGTTGACTAGCCGGCCAGGCTGCCTGTCTTCTTTTAGAACGTCCACCTCACTGACCGATCCCTGTGGTTTCTCTTTCCTTCCATACACTGCATACCCAAATTCAACCACGTCCCTGACGACTGCTTCTTCAAGACACGAGCACTTTTCCCATCTACCAAATTTCCATCCCCCAGCATCGCCGCTCGACATCGACTGAAACTATCGACCGCCGTTCacctttcttctctctcgACGAGAGTCACGTCTGCCTTGGTACATTTTACCCCGCCGAGTTGTTCTTGTGTTGAAGTGCGTCATTCTGCCTGCTTTCGCCTCCTCCGACCGCCTGTCCCGCGTTTTTCTCTCTCCTACTTCTATCCACCAACTAACCGGAACTTTTTCCAGCATCTGCATCAACCAGCGATCTACGCCTTCGCACACACACTCATCACAATCCTTAGCCATGGCTCTCAAGCGCATCAACAAGGAGCTCACTGATCTCGGCCGGTAAAtatttcctctttttctACTTCGCTCTCCCCCTCCTCTAGCCTCACAAGATTGATGACCCGCCTCTCGTTTGGAGCCCAATTCTGTGAGGTGGGGCATACCTGGGAGCGGGGCGCTATCTGACCAAAATGTCAGAATACAGTCAATACCCAATGCTTGCGATAACCTCGGCGGCCTCTGTAAAGAATGGAGGTCCCGTCCTGCCCTCTCGAGGATAGCTGGGGtggtttttcttcttcttcattgccgttgccattCCGTGGTGCGGGAGAGGCCAGTCTAGAATGCTGACTTCCTTTCTACAGTGATCCGCCGTCGTCTTGCTCTGCTGGCCCTGTTGGCGAAGACCTGGTATGTGTATATTGAGTTTCCCTCTGGTATCTGGGCCCTGGGTGTTACAGGGCGAAATGACTAACGATGTGATAGTTCCACTGGCAAGCAACGATCATGGGACCCGTGAGTAGAACGTGCAAGCATCAGGATCCGGTTACTTCGTGGCATCGAGCGACAGTCTATGAGGGCATATTTATGTGCCTTGGACGCACCTCGTTTTGATATACACTGCCAGAGACCTCGGCTTTGTTTCGCTCTTGCTACACGTATAGTGCTGACTAATTTAAATAGGGCGACTCACCATACTCCGGTGGtgtcttcttccttgctATCCATTTCCCTACCGACTACCCTTTCAAGCCACCAAAGGTTAACTTCACCACTCGCATCTACCACCCCAATA from Metarhizium brunneum chromosome 2, complete sequence includes these protein-coding regions:
- the GCDH gene encoding Glutaryl-CoA dehydrogenase — encoded protein: MFRHSLRTAARSTTSASWRPMAVRSFASAPKTTFDWQDPLASKNLLTEEELAIAETAERYCQERMMPRVLQAYRDEHYDPKILQEMGELGLLGANIDGYGCAGVSSVAGGMITRAVERVDSGYRSGMSVQSSLVMGGIYEFGTEEQKQRFLPEMAKGKLLGAFGLTEPNHGSDPGSMESVAKPHPTKKGYFSLSGAKTWITNSPIADVLLVWAKLQETGKIRGFLVERKDCPPGTLSTPAIKDKNGLRASITGMIQLDECPVPEANMFPDVEGLKGPFSCLNSARYGISMGVIGALEDCIARARTYALERKQFKGNPLAKYQLIQKKLADATTDAAYGTLAAIQVGRLKDEGKATPEMISMVKRQNCDVALRNARILQEIFGGNAVSDEYHIGRHVANLFVTQTYEGQSDIHSLILGRAITGIQAFV
- the UBC1 gene encoding Ubiquitin-conjugating enzyme E2: MALKRINKELTDLGRDPPSSCSAGPVGEDLFHWQATIMGPGDSPYSGGVFFLAIHFPTDYPFKPPKVNFTTRIYHPNINSNGSICLDILRDQWSPALTISKVLLSICSMLTDPNPDDPLVPEIAHVYKTDRPRYEATAREWTRKYAV